The following proteins are encoded in a genomic region of Drosophila bipectinata strain 14024-0381.07 chromosome XL, DbipHiC1v2, whole genome shotgun sequence:
- the Ada3 gene encoding transcriptional adapter 3, which produces MSANVKNLKMGHFGGGGGGIASGTGSTASFGISVASGGAGKLPTNGSSGGKSAPATIASDVDVFATPGGVVIPIIRTKDVPKLLPTISSALQRPADGHLAAEDLDAVQLELEQMLSNVALRARVLKAEYDSLDKDEKRQDRRKVDRIPGSPPCTNNMLNGLLGMGGNSSSGVGSPSGGTSSGNAKRKREEPTGVRKKHSSMTILKQQGAVSSSSSTKHQAKNSPMTVHTDDSMDYLPTIAGGAAATASNPSTLPHHQPQTQLPKMSVPKNDTPNKFWLSVEPYCMPLTNEDLRLIDDLLEQYKGPLVPPVPTLGPHYSTVWAQEDMKALQPGGARIKSNNVSGMLKKAEGMVEESITGPLTQRLVSALMEESLMTLPSEQAAVGEHSNSTTSSSNENTHSSSSNAQAAAASGNFRSLAMLKHGVGIEQRLKKELLETGLIDANEFAAHDDVDEVLMEIKRVTAEISSVSQFNSEELKRLRAAASEEIKRIEIKRKLDTVDQEILECYKRMLQYRAKRKGHTIEEKQEILRLTNEQRLLADQLERMNIHLSPASGGGGNGGTAGSSSAGILDSKM; this is translated from the coding sequence ATGAGCGCCAACGTGAAGAACCTCAAGATGGGCCACTttggcggcggtggtggcggcATTGCCAGTGGTACAGGGAGTACTGCCAGCTTTGGTATTTCGGTGGCGTCTGGAGGAGCTGGGAAACTGCCCACAAATGGATCATCTGGCGGGAAATCGGCCCCTGCTACTATTGCATCGGACGTTGATGTATTTGCCACACCAGGCGGTGTCGTTATACCCATTATACGCACCAAAGATGTGCCCAAATTGTTGCCCACAATATCATCAGCCTTGCAGCGACCAGCTGATGGACATTTGGCCGCCGAAGATCTCGATGCTGTGCagttggagctggagcagaTGCTCTCTAATGTGGCActacgtgcaagggtcctaAAGGCGGAGTACGACAGCCTGGACAAGGATGAAAAGCGCCAGGATCGGAGGAAAGTTGATCGGATACCCGGTTCTCCACCCTGCACCAACAATATGCTCAACGGCCTGCTGGGTATGGGCGGTAATTCCTCCTCGGGAGTGGGTAGCCCCTCGGGAGGCACCTCGTCGGGTAATGCGAAGCGAAAAAGGGAGGAACCCACGGGTGTAAGGAAAAAGCACTCATCGATGACGATCCTCAAGCAACAGGGCGCCGTTTCCAGCTCCTCCTCGACCAAGCATCAGGCCAAAAACAGTCCCATGACCGTGCACACGGACGATAGCATGGACTACCTCCCGACTATTGCTGGCGgagccgccgccaccgcctcaAACCCCTCGACCCTGCCGCACCACCAGCCGCAAACTCAATTGCCGAAAATGTCAGTGCCGAAGAACGATACACCGAACAAGTTTTGGCTCTCCGTGGAGCCGTACTGCATGCCACTAACCAACGAGGATCTGCGCCTCATCGACGACCTGTTGGAGCAGTACAAGGGGCCTCTGGTGCCGCCAGTTCCCACACTCGGGCCGCATTATTCCACAGTCTGGGCCCAGGAGGATATGAAGGCACTGCAGCCGGGCGGGGCTCGCATCAAGTCGAACAATGTCAGCGGAATGCTGAAAAAGGCCGAGGGCATGGTGGAGGAGAGTATCACTGGGCCACTGACCCAACGACTGGTCTCGGCGCTGATGGAGGAGTCCCTGATGACGCTGCCCAGCGAACAGGCGGCTGTGGGGGAGcacagcaacagcaccacgagcagcagcaacgagAACACCCACTCGTCCTCATCCAACGCCCAAGCTGCTGCCGCATCCGGTAACTTCCGATCACTGGCCATGCTGAAGCATGGCGTCGGGATCGAGCAGCGCTTGAAGAAGGAATTGCTGGAGACGGGACTTATCGATGCCAACGAATTCGCTGCCCACGACGACGTGGACGAAGTGCTCATGGAGATCAAACGAGTCACCGCTGAGATCAGCAGCGTTTCCCAGTTCAACAGCGAGGAACTGAAGAGGTTGCGCGCCGCTGCCAGCGAGGAAATAAAACGAATCGAAATTAAACGAAAACTGGACACCGTGGATCAGGAGATCCTGGAATGCTACAAACGAATGCTACAGTATCGGGCCAAGCGCAAGGGTCACACGATCGAGGAGAAGCAGGAGATCCTGCGCCTGACCAACGAACAACGCCTGCTGGCCGACCAGCTGGAGCGGATGAACATCCACCTGTCGCCAGCGTCGGGCGGTGGTGGTAATGGTGGTACTGCCGGCAGCTCGTCGGCCGGCATTCTCGATTCAAAAATGTAG
- the LOC108133974 gene encoding solute carrier family 53 member 1, protein MKFAEHLSAHITPEWRKQYINYEEMKAMLYLAVEEAPSVESVEDDVLKRHFANFDENFFHYCDKELKKINTFYSEKLAEATRKFATLNAELKTSLEESERSAKKSKGQKKNAALPERKARELKLAFSEFYLSLILLQNYQNLNHTGFRKILKKHDKLLRVDSGAKWRQEYVEASHFFTNKDIDNIINETETTVTGELEGGDRQRAMKRLRVPPLGEQQSPWTTFKVGLFSGSFIVLGIVVVLSAIFHEISGENLKVTFRLYRGPLLIIEFIFLIGVNIYGWRSSGVNHVLIFELDPRNHLSEQHLMELAAIFGVVWTLSMLSYLYSASLAIPAFINPLTLTLIMVLFLANPFHVLHHDARFWLWRITGRCLAAPFFHVGFADFWLGDQLNSLVTAILDFEYLICFYFTNGNWTEARDASICMEKDFIIRPIVNCLPAWFRFAQCLRRYRDSREAFPHLVNAGKYSTTFMVVIFATLKSFYSSHYASTFDNPYTWLWIIASIVSSCYAYTWDIKMDWGLFDKNAGENTFLREEVVYSSTGFYYFAIVEDLALRFIWALSFYLTEMKIVSSDIMTSITGILEVFRRFVWNFFRLENEHLNNCGKFRAVRDISIAPLDSSDQALILRMMDEGDGVINRYTKTNRPKPKKIKDPEKRSLLQPRGSMPDLRIDIDSKKL, encoded by the exons ATGAAGTTCGCCGAGCACCTGTCGGCGCACATAACGCCCGAATGGCGTAAACAATACATCAACTATGAG GAAATGAAAGCCATGCTGTATCTGGCCGTGGAGGAGGCGCCTTCGGTGGAGAGTGTGGAGGATGATGTCCTGAAGCGGCACTTTGCCAACTTTGACGAGAACTTCTTCCACTACTGCGACAAGGAGCTGAAGAAGATCAACACCTTCTACTCGGAGAAGCTGGCGGAGGCGACCCGAAAGTTCGCCACTCTGAATGCCGAGCTGAAGACGTCGCTGGAGGAGTCGGAACGCAGCGCCAAGAAGTCCAAGGGCCAGAAGAAGAATGCCGCTCTGCCAGAGCGTAAGGCCCGGGAGCTCAAGCTGGCCTTCAGCGAGTTCTATCTGAGTCTGATCCTGCTGCAGAACTACCAGAATCTGAATCATACCGGCTTCCGGAAAATACTCAAGAAGCACGATAAG CTGCTGCGCGTCGATAGCGGAGCCAAGTGGCGGCAGGAGTATGTCGAGGCCTCGCACTTCTTCACCAACAAGGACATCGACAACATCATCAACGAGACGGAGACGACGGTGACCGGTGAACTGGAGGGCGGTGACCGGCAGCGGGCCATGAAACGGTTGAGAGTTCCTCCGCTGGGTGAGCAACAGAGTCCGTGGACCACCTTCAAGGTGGGCCTCTTCTCCGGCAGCTTTATTGTCCTGGGCATTGTGGTGGTGCTATCGGCGATCTTTCACGAGATCAGTGGCGAGAACCTGAAGGTCACCTTCCGACTCTACAGAGGTCCACTGCTCATAATCGAGTTCATCTTCCTCATCGGCGTGAATATCTACGGCTGGCGGTCGTCGGGCGTGAATCATGTCCTGATCTTCGAGCTGGATCCGAGGAATCACCTGTCCGAGCAGCATCTCATGGAGTTGGCGGCGATCTTTGGTGTCGTGTGGACCCTCAGTATGCTGAGCTACTTGTACAGCGCCAGTCTGGCCATACCGGCCTTCATCAATCCACTGACCCTCACCCTGATCATGGTCCTCTTTCTGGCCAATCCCTTTCATGTCCTCCACCACGACGCGAGGTTCTGGCTATGGAGGATCACAGGTCGCTGCCTGGCGGCGCCGTTCTTCCATGTGGGCTTTGCCGATTTCTGGCTGGGCGATCAGCTGAACTCCCTGGTGACGGCCATCCTGGACTTTGAATACCTCATCTGTTTCTACTTTACGAACGGCAACTGGACGGAGGCGCGCGACGCCTCCATCTGCATGGAGAAGGACTTTATCATCAGGCCGATAGTGAACTGTTTGCCGGCCTGGTTCCGGTTTGCCCAGTGCCTGCGACGATATCGCGACTCCCGAGAGGCCTTTCCCCATCTGGTGAATGCCGGGAAGTACTCCACCACCTTCATGGTGGTCATCTTTGCCACCCTGAAGAGCTTCTACAGCT CTCACTATGCTAGCACCTTTGATAATCCCTACACCTGGCTGTGGATCATTGCCTCCATTGTGTCCTCCTGCTATGCCTACACGTGGGACATCAAGATGGATTGGGGACTCTTCGACAAGAATGCGGGGGAGAATACGTTCCTCCGCGAGGAGGTGGTCTACTCCTCAACG GGCTTCTATTACTTTGCCATTGTGGAGGATCTGGCGCTGCGTTTCATCTGGGCACTGTCCTTCTACCTCACAGAAATGAAGATAGTCAGCAGTGACATAATGACCTCAATAACGGGTATCCTAGAGGTGTTCCG TCGCTTCGTTTGGAACTTTTTCCGGCTGGAGAACGAGCATCTGAACAATTGCGGCAAGTTCCGAGCTGTGAGAGATATCTCTATCGCTCCCCTGGACTCATCCGATCAGGCCCTGATCCTACGGATGATGGACGAGGGCGATGGCGTCATCAATCGCTATACCAAGACGAACCGGCCGAAGCCCAAGAAGATCAAGGATCCGGAGAAGCGTAGCCTGTTGCAGCCGCGCGGCTCCATGCCCGATCTTCGGATCGATATCGATAGTAAAAAGTTGTAG